The following coding sequences are from one Nonlabens arenilitoris window:
- a CDS encoding efflux RND transporter periplasmic adaptor subunit translates to MKNLKTYKWIGLLLIVITMTACGDTKNETSKKGDEHSESESKHSDGEHNEENHAEGEEVMLTTRQFEALQMSIDTLQTRSMNGYVEANGQLEVPPQNEATITTVIGANVVSIEVIEGNEVKKGQVVAYISHPSIIEKQTMYLNAYSNSQFLKKSFDRQKTLYDAGVGSGANFQSAEAEYKASLAMVNGLEAQLKQLNINASGVRNGTIYQRVALRSPIEGFVQKVEIKTGQYVEPQTDLMDIVNTLHVHADLMVFEKDVYKIEKGQKVTFNVQSIPGKQLSAEIYSISKTFEENPKALHVHAEIENKAGNLIPGMYIQGRIQTDNATTTAFPESAISIEGEKAFVFKAMKEGNDWSFVPIEIVTGAKDGDWVAVSFLGPNKKDEQYAMNNAYYLMAEMKKGEAEHSH, encoded by the coding sequence ATGAAAAACTTAAAAACATATAAATGGATTGGGCTGCTATTGATTGTTATCACAATGACAGCTTGTGGAGACACAAAAAATGAAACGTCTAAAAAGGGTGATGAACATTCGGAATCTGAATCTAAACATAGCGATGGTGAACATAATGAAGAAAATCACGCTGAAGGCGAAGAAGTAATGTTGACTACAAGACAGTTCGAGGCTTTGCAGATGTCTATAGATACATTACAAACGCGCAGTATGAATGGTTATGTAGAGGCTAATGGACAGCTAGAAGTGCCACCACAAAATGAGGCAACTATTACAACTGTAATAGGTGCAAACGTCGTTTCTATCGAGGTTATAGAAGGAAATGAAGTTAAGAAAGGGCAAGTTGTTGCCTACATATCACATCCCAGCATTATTGAGAAACAAACGATGTATCTTAACGCATACAGCAATAGTCAGTTTCTTAAAAAATCTTTTGACAGACAGAAAACCCTTTATGATGCTGGTGTAGGTAGCGGTGCTAATTTTCAAAGTGCAGAAGCCGAATACAAAGCCTCGCTCGCGATGGTAAATGGTCTGGAAGCTCAGTTAAAACAACTTAACATAAATGCTTCAGGTGTCAGAAATGGAACGATTTATCAGCGTGTAGCGCTACGCAGTCCCATTGAAGGATTTGTGCAAAAAGTAGAAATAAAAACCGGTCAGTATGTAGAGCCACAAACAGACTTAATGGATATAGTAAACACGCTTCACGTACACGCAGATTTGATGGTTTTTGAAAAAGATGTCTATAAAATTGAGAAAGGACAAAAAGTAACGTTCAATGTCCAGTCCATTCCTGGAAAACAACTCTCAGCAGAAATTTACTCGATAAGCAAAACTTTTGAGGAAAACCCAAAAGCATTGCACGTGCACGCGGAAATAGAAAATAAGGCTGGAAACCTTATTCCCGGAATGTATATTCAAGGACGTATCCAAACAGATAATGCAACCACCACGGCATTTCCAGAAAGTGCAATTTCTATTGAAGGAGAAAAAGCTTTTGTTTTTAAGGCGATGAAAGAAGGTAATGACTGGAGCTTTGTTCCTATAGAAATTGTAACAGGAGCAAAAGATGGAGATTGGGTAGCCGTTAGCTTTTTAGGACCAAATAAAAAAGATGAGCAATATGCTATGAATAATGCCTATTACCTAATGGCAGAAATGAAAAAAGGAGAAGCAGAACATAGCCATTAA